The genomic window CAGGCGGGTGATGATGCCGGTAATCCCGAGGTGAGCCAGGATTCTCAGCAGAATGACCAGGGCAAGAATGATGACGTATATCATGGCCAGGGTTTTGGCCTGGTTGACGGCCCAGGAGACGAGAGACGGCTCTTGGGAGGGGGGGACCCAGGCGAGGACGTTGGGTTGCTGGAGCCAGCCTCCCCATTGGTAGAGGTGGTGGAGGCACAGGCCGAACAGGAAGCCGCAGCCGACGCGAAACAAACCCATCGCGACGGGGCGCGCGCCCGCTTTTCGGGCAATGGCCAATTCCATCGGAAGGCCGTGGGCGACCAGCATGATGGAGTAGAGCACCGTCGTCTGAGCGACGGTCAGCGGATTATCGGCGCTCAGGGAGGCGAACACGATCAGCCCGGCATAGAACGTGTTCAACATGGCCGATGCCCACGCCAGCCCCATGCTCCCGGGAAGCCCGACCATTTGCATGACGGGAGCCAGCCAGCCGGCGAGAATCTCGATCATGCCCAGCTCTTTGAGAATCTTGACGGCAATCAGGATGGGGACCATGATCCTGAAGAGGCTCAGGGTGATGTCCGTGGCTTCCCACACCAGCTTCTTGATGGAGTCTATGGAGATCACTCTCGGAATCGCTTCCCCGAAGAATTTGTATTCCTTGCCCGAATCCGCGCGGCATCCCCACCGTTCGCCCCGGCTGTCCGAACGGAAGATCGTCCGGGCCCGCAAGCCGCTCGGGCTCGTTGGCCCCAATTTTCGCGGGAATGTCAAGCACGGGCATCATAGAGGAAAAAGCCGGCCCGGCCAAGACGCAACATCAGGAGGGACGGGTCACTCGTTTGGGGGTCGAAAACGCGGGAATCGAAGGACGCAGCCGGGAGAGGCTCCAATGAGGAGCGAATTCCGGGCTGCCGCGGATGCCGGGAGACTTCGGGAAACCGACGGGTGGCGCGGCCACGACCGGACCGAAGCTCAAAGCTTGCGTCAGGGCTCATTCCCCGCCGGACCGAGTATCTTCACCGGGTGCCCGCCGGCAGGGAGGGATGCCGGACGGTCCTCGTCAAATACCGCAGGCCAGTATTTCCTCGAGCCGTCGATAGAACGCGTCCCTTGCATGCCGCTCGGTCCAGGGCACGTGTCCGCAACGCTCCAGCAGGATGAACCGAAAATCCTCGAGGACGTCCGTCAGCGGCGTGCGGACCCCTTCCGCCGGGTGGGCGTCGTAGTCGCCGTGGATCGCCACAACCGGGCAGCGAATCCGTTTTCCGAGCTCCAGGAGCCGGCCGCTTCGTCTCAGGCCCGCGGCATCGCGCCACACACTCTCAAAGATATCGGGCCGGTAGTCGATTGCAGCGGGATCCTCATCGTCCGAATCGTAGGCGTCGGCCTTGGAAAACAAGGCCCCGAAACGCGCGAAGGCGGCAGTCTTGTTCTCCATGGCGGGATCGTCCAATTGCCGGATGAGGGATTCGAGCTCCGATCGTTCCCCTTCCTCGAGACGCCTCAGCCTGGTTTCCTGAATTCCGCGGGCATACCCGGCTTCGAAAGGCGGGCTGGAAACGAGCACCAGCTTTTTCACCACGGGCGGGTACAGGGCCGCCACCATGAAACTGAGCCACGCCCCCCACGAGAAGCCGATGAGGATCACGGGGAGTGTCCCGTGCCGTCGCAGGACCGTTTCCAGCTCTTCGATCTGCCCCCGGAGCGAAGCGGCGGTCTGGAGCGGTTCGAGAACGCCGCGGCCGCGCGACAGCCTCCGTGCCACCGGAGCCGCCTGCCCGGCTGCTCCGGGGCCACCGTGGACGACGGCCACGCAAAACGGACCCGTACCGTGCGTTCTGAGATTGTCCACGCCGTATCCTTGCATGGCGGACGTTCCGGTAGCATCACCCGCGCACGGGCGGGCATCCGCGGAGAGCAGGTTTGCATTCCCGATTGCGCCGCATCCTCCGCGCGTGGGCGGGCATCCGATGCATCAGCTGCGCCCGAGATTCGCCGCGACAAATTCCCAGTTGATCAGTTTTTCGATCACGCCGTTGACGTAGTCGGCCCGTCGGTTCTGGTAATCGAGGTAGTAGGCATGTTCCCAGACGTCGATGGTCAGAAGAGGCTTCATGTTCCGGGTCATGGGATTGTCGGCGTTGCTCGTGGCGACGACCTTCAGCTTGTCCCCGTCCAGGACCAGCCAGGCCCAGCCGCTTCCAAAACAGGTGACGGCCGCACTGGCCAGTTCCTTCCGGCACGCGTCGAGACTGCCGAAGGACGTTTCGATCCTTTGCTTCAGAGCGGGTTGCGGATCGCCGCCACCCTTCGGGCTCAGGCACTTCCAATAGAATGTATGGTTCCAGGTTTGCGCCGCATTGTTGAAAATGGCGGCCTTGTCGGATTTCCCGGCCGTGGAGGAGATGACCTGCTCGATGGGCATCTGCGCGAATTCCGTGCCGGCAATGAGCTTGTTCACGTTGTCCAGGTAGGCCTTGTGGTGTTTTCCATAGTGGAAACCGAGCGTCGCCGAGGAAAGCACGGGCTCCAGCGCATTTTCGGCGTACGGCAGCGGCGGCAGCTCATGGGCGGCTGCAGCGGCCCTCGAAATGCCGGGGAAGCTTCGGAAGGCAAGCAGGCAGGCTGCGCCCGAAGCCACTCCTAGGAACTTGCGGCGGGACAACCCCGGGGTGCAATCGTCCTGGTTGACGCGTATCATGGCATGACCTCCATCGACGAGAAATTTCAGTGGCGGGCAACCTACGGAACGGCGAACCCATGGCTCTGAAATTCGCCGTGCCGGAAAACGGGACTTGTTTTGGAATCTAATTCACTCGGCGGGGATTGCAAGCGGTGGTTTGCATTCACCTGGGGATTGCACGCTTCCGGCTGAGCCGCGAGGAATGGAAGAACGTCGTCCGCGTTCACCTGGAGGTTGCACCCGTGAGGCCGCAAAAAATCTCCCTGAGGTCCTTCTCATCGATTTCGGAGAATACCTGCTCGTAACGGTCCGCTTCCGCTGCGGCAGACTCCGGGTCCTCGCGTTCGATCGCGAGGGTTTCCGCTCGGACTTCTTCGGCCGCGTTCCGGTTTTTCGACGGGATCGCCCGCGTACCCTTGTTGTCCATGATCCAACGGTCGCAGTCGTCGTGAGTTCCGATATACAGAAATACGATTTCATCTTCCCTTTTCAGGCCGACCAGTCGGTAACCGTTGCCCAGATCGTACTTGAGACAGTTCTTGATTCTTCCTTCTCCGTATTTGGTGGGCCGCCCGATGTTCTTGAGACCGCGAGGCCCTTCGGCAATCAGGCCGTCGATGATCCGGTCCGCCTGCTCAGCGGCCAGGGCCGCGCGGCCTCCGGCCTTGAGGAGAACCTTCCGGCGCTTGATGAAAACCGCATCCCTGTTGACGAAACGTATCATTGAACCTCTCCCGAGAGGTGGATGCCGGCCGCAGCATGTTCGGCACCACTTTGCTCCCGGAGCGGAAAGGGAGATGGAATTCCGACGCGGTTGGCAGTTGAGTGCAGGTTCATGATGCGGCGCCGCTCGTCTCCGGCACTTCGACACCTGCCGTTTTGTCAACCACGGCGGTTTAGGATGCTTAATAAATATACTCTACCGATGCGTCAAATCGAAAATATCGATAAATAGATGCATCGGCATCGACATTTCAGC from Syntrophobacter fumaroxidans MPOB includes these protein-coding regions:
- a CDS encoding nucleoside recognition protein, whose translation is MISIDSIKKLVWEATDITLSLFRIMVPILIAVKILKELGMIEILAGWLAPVMQMVGLPGSMGLAWASAMLNTFYAGLIVFASLSADNPLTVAQTTVLYSIMLVAHGLPMELAIARKAGARPVAMGLFRVGCGFLFGLCLHHLYQWGGWLQQPNVLAWVPPSQEPSLVSWAVNQAKTLAMIYVIILALVILLRILAHLGITGIITRLLQPVLTVLGIGSSAATITIVGMTLGLAYGGGLIIREANSDRIDKRDIFSALALMGLCHSLIEDTLLTVILGGDMSGVFWGRIVFSMACVFLLVRVISRISDAGFYRYFFMPGAAATESEQGMPH
- a CDS encoding alpha/beta fold hydrolase, which produces MQGYGVDNLRTHGTGPFCVAVVHGGPGAAGQAAPVARRLSRGRGVLEPLQTAASLRGQIEELETVLRRHGTLPVILIGFSWGAWLSFMVAALYPPVVKKLVLVSSPPFEAGYARGIQETRLRRLEEGERSELESLIRQLDDPAMENKTAAFARFGALFSKADAYDSDDEDPAAIDYRPDIFESVWRDAAGLRRSGRLLELGKRIRCPVVAIHGDYDAHPAEGVRTPLTDVLEDFRFILLERCGHVPWTERHARDAFYRRLEEILACGI
- a CDS encoding superoxide dismutase; protein product: MIRVNQDDCTPGLSRRKFLGVASGAACLLAFRSFPGISRAAAAAHELPPLPYAENALEPVLSSATLGFHYGKHHKAYLDNVNKLIAGTEFAQMPIEQVISSTAGKSDKAAIFNNAAQTWNHTFYWKCLSPKGGGDPQPALKQRIETSFGSLDACRKELASAAVTCFGSGWAWLVLDGDKLKVVATSNADNPMTRNMKPLLTIDVWEHAYYLDYQNRRADYVNGVIEKLINWEFVAANLGRS